The Clarias gariepinus isolate MV-2021 ecotype Netherlands chromosome 3, CGAR_prim_01v2, whole genome shotgun sequence DNA window TATGAGTTTTTGCTGTTGAATGTTCTCACCCAAAATTATCTAAAAAATGCCTCGCCTCGttctctaagtctcctgggatagaggctccaggccccacgcGACCCTGAATtctggataaagtggtatagacaatgacgacgatgatttttttatttatttgcttattttaaaactaaatctttatttatttaactcttGCTTCTatagttgtgtttaaaaaaatttggttaAAGTTAGATTTCCCCCCTAATGTGATCTCATATACAATAAGCTTGAAGATGCCTGATCTATGGACTCTTTAGTGTCTTATATGACTGGCAACTGTTGGCTCTGTTTGTGAAGACTGCAGACGGCCCATCATGCCtacttataatattattattaatttattattattattatttgtggttGGCATTTTGAAAGACAAAGGTCCTATACACAAGGGTATTTGTGTGAGCCTCCATGGCTTAGTGGTAAAAGCCTTGCCTTGCAAGTTAGAGGTCCTGGGTTCGAGTCTCACTCCTCCTGGTGAGGTGATGGGTGTGTGAGATGGATGAGAATGGTTCTTGAAGACCTCACAAAAAGTGTGGGTGataggtgtttttttaaatccagcattgtttttaatatgcaaaaacTAAGTCAAACCTCTCTCCTCAAGGTGCATAACCCCTTCACTTTACATTTTAGGACCCTGGGGGGGGGCAGCTGCCCGGAATTACCCCCCCTCAGGTTACACCCTCCAGCCTTCATGCACCTTCCATATCCTGCCATTAACTCCAGAACCACTTACACTCATTTCCTTGAGCCCTGACCAGGATTTGAACCGGCAACCTCTCAACCCAGAGGGCAGGCTCTTCCAATTGAGCCACAGGATCTCATACTAGGTGCTTGGTTTATacaactttttactttttttttttcaacttaacCCTGGGCTAAGGCAAAAGGCTGGATTTGAACCTGTAAATTCAAGTTTCAGAACCCACAACactaaccactgtgccactccgGGACAAACAATGCACCACCACAGTATAAACAGGTAGATTGGACCTTTAACTTTTGTCTTAATAAATATCACTAAGGGGTGCAACAATGCAGAAGAGGAGATGAACTCTGAACTGAAGCTAAAGCAAATTCTGGACCCCCAGGGGATAAATTGGATGCTTCTCACTGGTCCATTCTCTTAATAAATGGTTCAAAGTGGACACAATAACACCAAAGACGGGCTGATCCCTGaactaaaacaaacacacagaagtgGACCTACAAGTTTGAGAGACCATGACACTAAATGTACAACTAGAGGACAGACAGCCAGCTTGCTTTATGGACTTTTGTCACATTAAATGGTACAAAGTGTGCATAAAAAACACAAGAGGAGTTGATCCCTGAAAGCTATGTTAACACATCAGAGACTATAACaataaccactataccaccagaGGACAAGCAGGAATGTTGCTCGTTGGACTTTTGTCTTGTTAAATGGTGCACTGATGCTTAAAGCTAGCTGAGCCCTGAAACGAAGCTGCCAACCAGATTTGAACCCACAATATCAAGTGCCagagaacatactgtaacactaaCCATTGTCCCACCAGAGGACAAGAATTGGGGTTGCTTGTTGACTTTTGTCTCAGTAAATAGTGCAACGCAAACGAGGAGATGAACCAAACTCTCAGATTTGATCATGCAAATTTAAACACCAGAAACCATAACACTAAAGACCAGCATAGAAGTAGAGAGGTCACTTAATGATTGGGGGAGAAGATAATGCAACATCAGAGATGGAGGTGAACTGAACACTTGGGCTTTTAAAACTAGCGTTTTCTACAGtccacctgagcctccaataatgaactccatattaactttaacacatttcctgttatactgaacttccaatgtcacacagtatgactgcagatcaatccctgctttcCGTtatacccagatgaggatgtgttccctgttgagtctggttcctctcagggtttcttcctattaccatatTGGCCCGCTGTCGCagtcgtcctcggcttgttcatcagggacagtcttatcattttgattcacacattcacacttcatacaaacttcaataattcttttgtttggtttgcgacaatgtcaattgttaaaagcactatacaaataaaattgaattgaattgaataaaaacgTACAAGAAGAAGTGCAAAGGTTGAGTATGCGCCACACTCGTGGAATGCGTTTTTGCATTGAACAAGGGTTTCGAAATTTGGCCCCAGTTACTTCCATCTTCTGGATCTTCGTCCAAAGCGAAACCCCAAgtatatttttgctaaaatcacatttattgtttaaaatgaaagagCACTTTCACAAATATGACGTTTTAACTAcaactttcttcttcttctttgtctttcaaccgttccctttcaggggtcgccacagcgaatcatctgcctccatctaaccctatcctctgcatcctcttccctcacaccaactaacttcatgtcctctctcactacatccataaatctcctctttggtcttcctctagacctcctgcctggcaggtccaacctcagcatccttctactgatatattcaccatctctcctctgaacatgcccaaaccacctcaatctggcctctttgactttatctccaaaacatctcacatgggttgtccctctgatgaacttattCTCGATCCtttccatccttgtcactccacATGTTTTAACTACAACAGTGTGAGCAAAGACGAATCGATGTTCGCATACGTTTCATTTCAGAGGACAGACGCGTCCACATTATTGCTATAggcagataaaagtcacttggaATTAAGTTGAATAATGTGGCCTGTAATGTGAACGCAGCTCTATGCCACAGGCATCTGGCCCGGACAATGTAAGGCCTGGAGTCCAATCACGTGGCTTAGATTTGTAACAAAAGAcgatttttttcaataaaaaaataaatacaattaaaacaaGGTCTTTTTTTACAGACTTTACTTGGATCTGAGATTTAAATAAGAGATTAATAAAGaagaatataaattatataaagacaaaacaataaaataataatgtgtggACATACACagcaataaatacataaataaataacggaACAAACATACACAATCTATGATGCAAACGTTTAACATAAAACAATGAATTATACACTGATAAAGTTAAAGTGCTGTTATGAAGTCATAGGGAGCATATTGCACAGATttcattaagaaataaaaagaaagtacatttttatgttatttttttttatcatggttGACTGTTGAGGAGGAGCGTCAGGACGAACACCAGCAGACTGCAGACATGGCAGGAAAGACAGACTTCAGCTGTGACTCCTAACGACCTGCCTGTGGACACAGACATGAGAAACACTTCAATCTTTACATACACGAGTGTAAGAATCATCAATACGTTCCTGTTATAAGACAGACTAAAACAGCACGTACCTCTGAAATCCACGGGTTTGTCCTCGAGCAGGTTGAGCACCATGGACAGGGCGGTCTGCTGGACGGGACTGAGCGCTGAACGCTGGGCTTCAGTCACGGCTACGGCCTGCTCGTAGGAGAACACGCTGATCTGAGCCTGATTAAACACCACCTGCATGTGAGGATAAGAGATTGACATATACAGAATCACTTTCATGTATCTCATTAAACCCCCCTTGAGCTGTTAActgttaagggctttgctcaagggcaccTGTGTTTCCAAAGTTGCATGACTTGGACAGTAGGAGCTTGCAGTATGAACAACAGATTTACTCACGCGCTCTATTTGCTCATCGTCAGCATCACCATCGCTCTGAATCCTTCACAGTCCTTTAGTCTCTATCATTTTAAAAGTATGCTTAAAAGTATAAATCTAAAAGGCCTGGAGGTACTCACTGCAAACTTTTTGTCTGTAATAAGAGAGATGGCGAGCGGCGTGATTCCCTCTATCTGCTCCTTCACCAGGGCGGACATGGCCATGTCAGGAATTCCagctatttattaaaaaacaagaaaaaactattattaaaaatctattatgaacaaactttaaacacacatacaagaATGTGggtcaaacaaaaagaaatatatattataagaactattttat harbors:
- the strc1 gene encoding putative stereocilin-like protein isoform X1, translated to MAMSALVKEQIEGITPLAISLITDKKFAVVFNQAQISVFSYEQAVAVTEAQRSALSPVQQTALSMVLNLLEDKPVDFRGRSLGVTAEVCLSCHVCSLLVFVLTLLLNSQP
- the strc1 gene encoding putative stereocilin-like protein isoform X2; translation: MAMSALVKEQIEGITPLAISLITDKKFAVVFNQAQISVFSYEQAVAVTEAQRSALSPVQQTALSMVLNLLEDKPVDFRGR